One Coccinella septempunctata chromosome 1, icCocSept1.1, whole genome shotgun sequence DNA window includes the following coding sequences:
- the LOC123311880 gene encoding uncharacterized protein LOC123311880, with the protein MSEEDLNLSNNMKKLEIENISSKKEDDRKHTHNPFMRRRSKSLSSINFGTCDCSKNVQNIKHTTSFKRTNRKILRDPVFKYVKLNHSGEVKISKIKSCSKRKDRLFGHGSQNDQDFKSLIHGCEKLNISLCDIKKFSSPSFLSARSPNKVQRSDSSNVGTSCSTQARMNTAPPCDVTIDELASYFETLVHIPKKMSSMAEMMYI; encoded by the coding sequence ATGTCGGAAGAAGACTTAAATCTATCAAACAATATGAAAAAGttggaaatagaaaatatttctaGCAAGAAAGAAGACGACAGGAAACATACACACAATCCATTTATGCGTAGAAGATCGAAATCTCTCTCTAGTATCAATTTTGGAACATGTGACTGTTCTAAAAATGTACAAAACATAAAGCATACAACGTCATTCAAACgaacaaatagaaaaattttgCGCGATCCTGTATTTAAATATGTCAAATTGAATCACAGTGGTGAAgtgaaaatatctaaaataaaaTCCTGCTCTAAAAGAAAGGACAGGTTATTTGGACATGGATCTCAAAATGATCAGGACTTTAAATCACTTATTCATGGATGTGAAAAGTTGAACATTAGTCTGTGTGATATTAAGAAATTTTCATCCCCAAGTTTCCTGAGTGCTCGTTCTCCTAATAAAGTTCAAAGAAGTGATTCTTCTAATGTTGGGACTAGTTGTTCTACACAAGCAAGAATGAATACAGCTCCTCCTTGTGATGTTACGATAGATGAACTAGCAAGTTATTTTGAAACGTTAGTTCATATTCCTAAAAAAATGAGCTCCATGGCTGAAATGATGTATATTTAA
- the LOC123323056 gene encoding histone deacetylase HDAC1, whose protein sequence is MATQPHSRKRVCYYYDSDIGNYYYGQGHPMKPHRIRMTHNLLLNYGLYRKMEIYRPHKATAEEMTKFHSDDYIRFLRSIRPDNMSEYNKQMQRFNVGEDCPVFDGLYEFCQLSAGGSVAAAVKLNKQASEICINWGGGLHHAKKSEASGFCYVNDIVLGILELLKYHQRVLYIDIDVHHGDGVEEAFYTTDRVMTVSFHKYGEYFPGTGDLRDIGAGKGKYYAVNIPLRDGMDDEAYESIFVPIISKVMETFQPSAVVLQCGADSLTGDRLGCFNLTVKGHGKCVEFVKKYNLPFMMVGGGGYTIRNVSRAWTYETSVALGVEIANELPYNDYFEYFGPDFKLHISPSNMTNQNTADYLEKIKTRLFENLRMLPHAPGVQVQAIPEDAMNDDSDMEDKVDKDERLPQKEIDKRIGHDNEFSDSEDEGEGGRRDNRSYRGKKRPRFDKGDSKDVNMEIKEEVKSEKSDDDAKLSIVEDTKKDSGLNQ, encoded by the exons ATGGCAACTCAACCCCACAGTCGAAAAAGAGTGTGCTATTACTATGATA gtgatattggaaattattattatggtCAGGGACACCCTATGAAACCCCATCGTATACGTATGACTCATAATTTACTTTTGAATTATGGATTATACCGCAAAATGGAAATATAT AGACCACATAAGGCTACAGCTGAAGAAATGACCAAGTTCCATTCAGATGATTACATTAGGTTCCTACGTTCTATCAGACCCGACAATATGTCTGAATATAACAAGCAAATGCAGAGATTCAACGTTGGTGAAGACTGTCCTGTTTTTGATGGCTTGTACGAGTTCTGTCAACTTTCGGCAG GAGGTTCTGTGGCTGCTGCTGTTAAATTGAATAAGCAAGCTTCAGAAATATGTATAAACTGGGGCGGTGGTTTACATCATGCTAAAAAGTCTGAAGCTTCTGGATTTTGCTATGTGAATGACATTGTATTGGGAATATTGGAATTGCTCAAATATCATCAGAGAGTACTTTACATCGATATTGATGTCCATCATGGTGATGGAGTAGAAGAAGCATTTTATACAACTGACCGTGTAATGACGGTTTCATTTCATAAATATGGAGAGTATTTCCCTG GGACGGGTGACCTTAGAGACATTGGAGCAGGCAAAGGAAAATATTATGCAGTAAATATTCCTCTTAGGGATGGTATGGACGACGAAGCCTATGAAAGCATATTTGTACCAATAATAAGTAAAGTCATGGAAACTTTTCAACCCAGCGCTGTGGTACTTCAGTGTGGAGCTGACTCATTGACAGGAGATCGATTAGGTTGTTTCAATTTAACAGTTAAAGGTCATGGAAAGTGTGTTGAGTTTGTGAAGAAATATAATTTGCCATTCATGATGGTGGGAGGTGGAG GTTACACAATAAGAAATGTCTCCCGTGCCTGGACTTACGAAACATCGGTCGCTTTAGGTGTAGAGATCGCCAATGAACTCCCTTATAACGATTACTTTGAATATTTCGGGCCCGATTTCAAGCTGCACATAAGTCCCAGTAATATGACGAATCAAAACACAGCTGATTATTTGGAAAAGATAAAAACGAGACTATTTGAAAATTTGAGGATGTTACCTCATGCTCCTGGTGTTCAGGTACAGGCAATTCCAGAAGATGCCATGAACGATGATTCAGACATGGAGGACAAGGTTGACAAGGATGAACGTTTGCCTCAAAAAGAGATCGACAAGAGAATAGGACATGATAATGAGTTTTCGGATAGTGAAGATGAAGGAGAGGGTGGAAGAAGGGATAACAGAAGTTATAGGGGGAAAAAACGGCCGCGATTCGATAAGGGCGATAGTAAAGATGTTAATATGGAGATAAAAGAAGAAGTCAAGTCTGAAAAAA gtgATGATGACGCTAAGCTCAGTATAGTAGAAGATACAAAAAAAGATAGTGGTCTGAATCAATGA
- the LOC123323057 gene encoding dnaJ homolog subfamily C member 17-like, producing the protein MDASTLEGLDFDLYEVLDIEPSCSINDIKKAYRKKALQCHPDKNPDNPDAAVEFHKLTRILAILSDEKVRLSYDKILRGRKEAALRHKELDSKRKKFKEDLESRERLANNQGVKFAKTSDQKLKEEIERLREEGSKALEDEVKLVTNKIREEHGSGEHCDGSKYRIKIKWKAAKTDESNGGYSKDLLLKCLSKYGDVTALVLSSKKKGSAMVEFKTKSAAEMAVDLEKGLSVNPLTLEWVNGPPSSVPIGLDFLVKGTEFEGMTMEQLTQPDIRKRFIEKIIFEKFQ; encoded by the exons ATGGATGCATCGACATTAGAAGGTCTTGATTTCGACCTTTATGAAGTTTTGGATATAGAGCCTTCTTGTTCTATAAATGAT ATAAAAAAAGCTTACAGAAAAAAAGCTCTCCAATGCCATCCTGATAAAAATCCAGATAATCCAGATGCAGCTGTAGAATTTCATAAGCTCACCAGAATCTTGGCAATATTATCAGATGAAAAAGTTAGACTGTCATATGATAAAATATTAAGAGGTCGTAAAGAAGCAGCTTTAAGACATAAAGAATTGGATAgtaaacgaaaaaaatttaaggagGATCTAGAAAGCAGGGAACGCCTTGCTAACAATCAGGGagtgaaatttgcaaaaacATCAGATCAAAAACTTAAG GAAGAAATTGAGAGATTAAGAGAAGAAGGTTCTAAAGCTCTGGAGGATGAAGTTAAATTGGTGACAAATAAGATTAGAGAAGAACATGGTTCAGGAGAACATTGTGATGGGTCAAAATATAGaatcaaaataaaatggaaaGCTGCAAAAACTGATGAATCCAATGGTGGTTATTCGAAAGATTTGTTGCTCAAATGTCTATCCAAA TATGGTGATGTTACTGCCCTTGTGTTATCGTCTAAGAAGAAAGGAAGTGCTATGGTTGAATTTAAAACCAAATCTGCAGCT GAGATGGCCGTGGATTTAGAGAAGGGGCTGTCAGTGAACCCTTTAACACTTGAATGGGTTAATGGACCTCCATCATCTGTACCAATAGGCCTTGACTTTTTAGTGAAAGGTACAGAATTCGAGGGTATGACAATGGAACAATTGACACaaccagatattcgaaaaagatttatagagaaaattatttttgaaaaatttcaataa
- the LOC123323058 gene encoding protein IMPACT-like, protein METDNISQQVEEVEVLKSIYENEWIAEDGSGSFIMKISPSVKLFITLHPDYPSEKPPKYELMAPELSADEKIKLYKEFKTIYEESMGSPILYQWIEKLKEYTIFKPKNINEKKKALDVPKTQKNKPNDDFERFSKQVVHGPIIEDRKSVFQGHVCAVSSEAEVRNFIEFLMENKKIAQATHNIYAYRIIKNSSFLQDCEDDGENHASKRVLHLLQLLNLENVIVVVSRWYGGIQLGPDRFKHITNAARRALVQAGFVK, encoded by the exons atGGAAACAGACAATATTTCTCAACAAGTTGAAGAAGTAGAAGTGCTCAAATCCATTTATGAAAATGAATGGATCGCCGAAGATGGAAGTGGatctttcattatgaaaatatctcCATCTGTGAAACTATTCATCACCTTGCATCCAGATTATCCCTCCGAAAAACCACCAAAATACGAACTAATGGCTCCTGAATTATCTGCTGATGAGAAGATTAAGTTATATAAAGAATTCAAGACGATTTATGA AGAAAGTATGGGAAGCCCCATTTTGTATCAATGGATTGAAAAATTGAAGGagtatacaattttcaaacctAAAAATATAAATGAGAAAAAGAAAGCTTTGGATGTCCctaaaacacaaaaaaataaGCCAAATGatgattttgaaagattttctaAGCAAGTTGTACATGGACCAATTATAGAGGATCGTAAAAGTGTATTTCAGGGACATGTATGTGCTGTTAGCAGTGAAGCTGAAGTCAG aaatttcATTGAGTTCCTGATGGAAAATAAGAAGATTGCACAAGCCACTCATAACATATATGCATATAGAATTATTAAGAATTCATCATTCTTACAG GACTGTGAAGATGATGGTGAAAACCATGCAAGTAAAAGAGTGTTGCATTTACTGCAGTTGCTGAATTTAGAGAACGTTATAGTTGTTGTATCTAGATG gtATGGAGGTATACAGTTAGGACCTGATAGGTTTAAACATATAACAAATGCAGCTAGACGCGCGTTGGTACAAGCTGGATTCGTtaaataa
- the LOC123323062 gene encoding uncharacterized protein LOC123323062: MLFGSIIFVLTRLDIFRALRPFSRTKVVRTDICRVPKMVNITQGKTDYFCILETDEHTLPTNQFPSCTCCQIVYELWVSVQGAFPRYGPCGFPSIDTPGIPIIIGTEPILKYNISRITANIMNILLTPHNNLEITDNAPLDEEVEQLLNIVEEELDEKTIENLNRQLESKKEDENELIHKKNNAEPRH; the protein is encoded by the exons ATGCTATTTGGTAGTATTATATTCGTTTTGACGCGTCTAGATATATTTAG GGCTCTCAGACCATTTTCAAGGACCAAAGTTGTAAGAACAGATATTTGTCGGGTACCCAAAATGGTGAATATCACACAAGGAAAAACTGACTATTTCTGCATTTTAGAAACAGATGAGCACACTCTCCCAACCAACCAATTTCCCAGTTGCACCTGTTGTCAAATTGTTTACGAGCTCTGGGTATCAGTGCAGGGAGCTTTCCCAAGATATGGACCCTGTGGATTTCCCAGTATTGATACACCAGGCATACCAATAATTATAGGAACTGAACCAATTCTCAAGTACAACATTTCGAGAATAACAGCTAACATAATGAATATATTACTCACCCCTCATAATAACCTAGAAATAACGGATAATGCACCTTTAGATGAAGAAGTAGAGCAGTTACTTAATATTGTGGAGGAAGAACTGGATGAgaaaacaattgaaaatttgaacagACAATTAGAGAGCAAAAAGGAGGATGAGAATGAAttgattcataaaaaaaataatgctGAACCTAGACACTAG
- the LOC123323059 gene encoding protein IMPACT-B-like, giving the protein METDNISQQVEEVEVLKSIYENEWIAEDGNESFIMKISPSVKLFITLHIDYPSEKPPKFELMAPELSADEKIKLYKEFKTIYEESMGSPILYQWIEKLKEYTIFKPKNINEKKKAKRQKNKPNNGFERFSKQVVHGPIIEDRKSVFQGHVCAVSSEAEVKNFIEFLMENKKIAQAKHNIYAYRIFKNSSILQDCDDDGENHASKRVLHLLQLLNVENVIVVVSRWYGGIQLGPDRFKHIKNAARRALVQAGYVK; this is encoded by the exons atGGAAACAGACAATATTTCTCAACAAGTTGAAGAAGTAGAAGTGCTCAAATCCATTTATGAAAATGAATGGATCGCCGAAGATGGAAATGAatctttcattatgaaaatatctcCATCTGTGAAACTGTTCATCACCTTGCATATAGATTATCCCTCCGAAAAACCACCAAAATTCGAACTAATGGCTCCTGAATTATCTGCTGATGAGAAGATTAAGTTATATAAAGAATTCAAGACGATTTATGA AGAAAGTATGGGAAGCCCCATTTTGTATCAATGGATTGAAAAATTGAAGGagtatacaattttcaaacctaaaaatataaatgagaaaaagaaagctaaaagacaaaaaaataagCCAAATAATGGTTTTGAAAGATTTTCTAAGCAAGTTGTACATGGACCAATTATAGAGGATCGTAAAAGTGTATTTCAGGGACATGTATGTGCTGTTAGCAGTGAAGCTGAAGTCAA AAATTTCATTGAGTTCCTGATGGAAAATAAGAAGATTGCACAAGCCAAACATAACATATATGCATATAGAATTTTTAAGAATTCATCAATATTACAG GACTGTGATGATGATGGTGAAAACCATGCAAGTAAAAGAGTGTTGCATTTACTGCAATTGCTGAATGTAGAGAACGTTATAGTTGTTGTATCTAGATG gTATGGAGGTATACAGTTAGGACCTGATAGGTTTAAACATATAAAAAATGCAGCTAGACGCGCGTTGGTACAAGCTGGATACGTtaaataa
- the LOC123307433 gene encoding uncharacterized protein LOC123307433: MVVIRKICCSNVYLKDLALEQHLKFESLVKVHRSIYFLKHFGYVDVDEQQRLKDVWTPFSGVAIKQSIPVLCTIDNHSNMLFGSIIFVLTRLDIFRALRPFSRTKVVRTDICRVPKMVNITQGKTDYFCILETDEHTLPTNQFPSCTCCQIVYELWVSVQGAFPRYGPCGYPSIDTPGIPIIIGTEPILKYNISRITANIMNILLTPHNNIEITDNAPLDEEVEQLLNIVEEELDEKTIENLNRQLESKKEDENELIHKKIMLNLDTSDKNFDGSSLQETTKTYFETTDTE; the protein is encoded by the exons ATGGTGGTTATTCGTAAGATTTGTTGCTCAAATGTCTATCTAAA GGATCTTGCCTTGGAACAACATCTAAAGTTCGAATCGCTGGTTAAAGTGCACAGATCCATTTATTTTCTGAAGCATTTCGGATACGTGGACGTAGATGAACAGCAAAGGTTGAAAGATGTCTGGACACCTTTCAGTGGAGTAGCCATCAAACAGAGTATACCTGTTTTATGTACGATAGATAATCACTCAAATATGCTATTTGGTAGTATTATATTCGTTTTGACGCGTCTAGATATATTTAG GGCTCTCAGACCATTTTCAAGGACCAAAGTTGTAAGAACAGATATTTGTCGGGTACCCAAAATGGTGAATATCACACAAGGAAAAACTGACTATTTCTGCATTTTAGAAACAGATGAGCACACTCTCCCAACCAACCAATTTCCCAGTTGCACCTGTTGTCAAATTGTTTACGAGCTCTGGGTATCAGTGCAGGGAGCTTTCCCAAGATATGGACCCTGTGGATATCCCAGTATTGATACACCAGGCATACCAATAATTATAGGAACTGAACCAATTCTCAAGTACAACATTTCGAGAATAACAGCTAACATAATGAATATATTACTCACCCCTCATAATAACATAGAAATAACGGATAATGCACCTTTAGATGAAGAAGTAGAGCAGTTACTTAATATTGTGGAGGAAGAACTGGATGAgaaaacaattgaaaatttgaacagACAATTAGAGAGCAAAAAGGAGGATGAGAATGAAttgattcataaaaaaataatgctGAACCTAGACACTAGTGATAAAAATTTTGATGGATCTAGTTTGCAAGAAActacaaaaacttattttgaaaCCACTGATACAGAGTAA
- the LOC123323061 gene encoding dnaJ homolog subfamily C member 17-like, whose product MDASTLEGPDFDLYEVLDIEPSCSINDMKKAYRKKALQCHPDKNPDNPDAAVEFHKLTRILAILSDEKVRLSYDKILRGREEAALRHKELDSKRKKFKEDLESRNALLTIRD is encoded by the exons ATGGATGCATCGACATTAGAAGGTCCTGATTTCGACCTTTATGAAGTTTTGGATATAGAGCCTTCTTGTTCTATAAATGAT ATGAAAAAAGCTTACAGAAAAAAAGCCCTCCAATGCCATCCTGATAAAAATCCAGATAATCCAGATGCAGCTGTAGAATTTCATAAGCTCACTAGAATCTTGGCAATATTATCAGATGAAAAAGTTAGACTGTCATATGATAAAATATTAAGAGGTCGTGAAGAAGCAGCTTTAAGACATAAAGAATTGGATAgcaaacgaaaaaaatttaaggagGATCTAGAAAGCAGGAACGCCTTGCTAACAATCAGGGACTGA